A stretch of Rhizobium viscosum DNA encodes these proteins:
- the maiA gene encoding maleylacetoacetate isomerase yields the protein MTIQLYGFWRSNAAFRVRVALALKKLPFEEIEIDILSGHQFDAAYAEVNAERVVPTLVHDGHRVFQSLAIMEYLDDIHPEPRLMPVDAREKAYARSLALVAVADAHPLIVPRVRKHLGQALGADASAIEAWCRHWTTEGLATYERLLMRRPPAPFALGETPGIADICIAGQIVLAEFNKIDLSAFPAVAALGTRCFDLPEFAQAHPSQQAGYSNAH from the coding sequence ATGACCATTCAACTTTACGGCTTCTGGCGCTCCAATGCAGCTTTCCGCGTCCGTGTGGCGCTTGCCTTGAAGAAATTGCCTTTCGAAGAAATCGAGATCGACATTCTCTCCGGGCATCAATTCGATGCCGCCTATGCGGAAGTAAATGCCGAGCGTGTCGTGCCGACGCTGGTTCACGACGGTCACCGGGTCTTCCAGTCGCTGGCGATCATGGAATATCTTGATGATATCCATCCCGAGCCAAGGCTGATGCCCGTTGACGCCAGGGAGAAGGCCTATGCCCGGTCGCTGGCGTTGGTTGCCGTCGCCGATGCCCATCCGCTGATCGTGCCGCGCGTGCGCAAACATCTCGGCCAGGCCCTCGGCGCCGATGCATCTGCGATCGAGGCATGGTGCCGGCATTGGACGACGGAGGGACTTGCGACCTACGAGCGCCTGCTCATGCGGCGGCCGCCCGCACCCTTTGCGCTGGGCGAGACCCCCGGCATTGCCGATATCTGCATCGCCGGCCAGATCGTCTTGGCCGAGTTCAACAAGATCGACCTCTCGGCCTTTCCGGCCGTGGCGGCTCTTGGGACGCGCTGTTTCGACCTTCCGGAATTTGCGCAAGCCCATCCGTCCCAGCAGGCCGGCTATTCGAACGCTCACTAG
- a CDS encoding glutathione S-transferase family protein, producing MALVLYQHPLASFCHKVLIALYENGTPFENRFVDLADEQSSADLLRFWPVGKIPILRDETRDSTVPETSIIIEYLDRHYPGPVPLVPEETNAGLQVRLWDRFFDLYVQVPMQKIVIDRIRPEDSADPHGVNEARAMLSLAYDMVEKQIDGKAWITGDAFTMADCAAAPALFYARTLVPFTEKRPGLEAYYRRLLERPSFARVLKEALPYFKFYPYKEDLPDEFRPQE from the coding sequence ATGGCGCTCGTTCTCTACCAGCATCCGCTTGCCTCCTTCTGCCACAAGGTGCTGATCGCGCTTTATGAGAACGGGACGCCCTTCGAAAACCGCTTCGTCGATCTCGCCGACGAACAGTCGAGCGCCGATCTCCTGCGCTTCTGGCCGGTCGGCAAGATCCCCATCCTGCGTGATGAGACGCGCGATAGCACGGTTCCCGAAACCAGCATCATCATCGAATATCTGGATCGGCACTATCCTGGCCCGGTCCCGCTCGTACCAGAGGAAACCAATGCCGGCCTGCAGGTCCGCCTCTGGGACCGCTTCTTCGATCTCTATGTGCAGGTGCCGATGCAGAAGATCGTCATAGACCGGATACGCCCGGAAGACTCGGCCGATCCGCACGGCGTCAACGAAGCGCGCGCCATGCTGTCCCTTGCCTACGACATGGTGGAAAAGCAGATCGACGGCAAAGCCTGGATCACCGGCGACGCCTTCACCATGGCCGACTGCGCCGCAGCACCCGCCCTCTTCTATGCCCGCACGCTGGTGCCTTTCACGGAGAAACGGCCGGGGCTGGAAGCCTATTACCGCCGCCTGCTGGAGCGCCCCTCCTTCGCCCGCGTGCTGAAAGAGGCGCTGCCCTATTTCAAGTTCTATCCCTACAAGGAAGATTTGCCGGACGAGTTTCGGCCCCAAGAATAG